A genomic window from Lotus japonicus ecotype B-129 chromosome 1, LjGifu_v1.2 includes:
- the LOC130733330 gene encoding uncharacterized protein LOC130733330 isoform X1, protein MDESEFQRLLQLFPVVRSRDYCAETSSSSQLPSGSAQDEELKEWQDAWDERDRDFENRGITKHDSFWSKLKSEAARKVGTEEAERFCKAFQQIHKKLVHEELGLDAARRFLKSS, encoded by the exons ATGGATGAATCTGAATTTCAACGCCTTCTTCAACTCTTCCCTGTTGTTCGTTCTCGCGATTACTGT GCAGAAACCAGTTCTTCGAGTCAATTACCATCTGGATCTGCACAGGATGAGGAG CTAAAAGAATGGCAAGATGCATGGGATGAAAGGGATAGGGATTTTGAGAATCGAGGAATTACTAAACATG ATTCATTTTGGAGCAAGCTAAAGTCAGAGGCCGCTAGGAAG GTCGGTACAGAGGAAGCAGAGAGATTTTGCAAGGCTTTCCAACAAATTCATAAGAAACTA gTCCATGAAGAGTTGGGTTTAGATGCTGCTCGAAGATTCTTAAAGTCATCCTAG
- the LOC130733330 gene encoding uncharacterized protein LOC130733330 isoform X2, translating into MDESEFQRLLQLFPVVRSRDYCAETSSSSQLPSGSAQDEELKEWQDAWDERDRDFENRGITKHDSFWSKLKSEAARKVHEELGLDAARRFLKSS; encoded by the exons ATGGATGAATCTGAATTTCAACGCCTTCTTCAACTCTTCCCTGTTGTTCGTTCTCGCGATTACTGT GCAGAAACCAGTTCTTCGAGTCAATTACCATCTGGATCTGCACAGGATGAGGAG CTAAAAGAATGGCAAGATGCATGGGATGAAAGGGATAGGGATTTTGAGAATCGAGGAATTACTAAACATG ATTCATTTTGGAGCAAGCTAAAGTCAGAGGCCGCTAGGAAG gTCCATGAAGAGTTGGGTTTAGATGCTGCTCGAAGATTCTTAAAGTCATCCTAG